In a genomic window of Allomeiothermus silvanus DSM 9946:
- a CDS encoding Fur family transcriptional regulator — protein MAKTKEREVYRGRLKGVGLRHTLPRERILAYLDRKNIHPTPEELYQGLKKKGYAIGLSTVYLNLQVLRDAGLLWEFKDQQGNTRYDGFTEKHHHLFCLNCGKIEDILTKDLPEFNAEPIQKAIESRMGWFVEDPRLELRGFCPDCQ, from the coding sequence ATGGCGAAAACTAAGGAACGGGAGGTGTATCGCGGGCGATTAAAGGGAGTTGGACTCCGCCACACCCTGCCCCGTGAGCGGATTCTGGCCTATTTGGATCGCAAAAATATACACCCAACCCCCGAGGAACTCTACCAGGGATTGAAGAAAAAGGGTTATGCCATCGGTCTTTCCACGGTGTACTTGAATCTTCAGGTGTTGCGCGACGCGGGTCTTTTGTGGGAGTTCAAGGACCAACAAGGCAATACCCGCTACGATGGCTTTACCGAAAAACATCACCATCTCTTCTGCCTCAACTGCGGCAAGATTGAGGACATACTTACCAAGGATTTGCCCGAGTTTAACGCCGAGCCGATTCAAAAAGCCATCGAGTCCCGCATGGGCTGGTTTGTAGAGGATCCCCGCCTCGAGCTGCGCGGATTCTGCCCGGATTGCCAGTAA
- a CDS encoding leucyl aminopeptidase gives MEIRLKSARRYVEEIPTRLRVVGVWGGELTEGGQRLATREQITQMMEELKFRGDFGETLLLPVSASGGNEPEFVMLFGLGAKKRGVSLETVRKAGAKLVAAITKLGFKEAVTETFLAEKFGKKEASYALAEGAILGAYEFKKYKSDPEVKRLRLWLARSSGPAVDRAEIVAEAVNYARDLVNEPPNVLTPAELAERARELGRETGLQVMVWDERQIQQEGMGAFYGVAQGSANPPRFIQITYKPRGKPSRVLAYVGKGLTFDTGGYSLKPSESMTTMKSDMAGAAAVMGAMRAIARIGPNAEVRAYIAAAENMVSGSAYRVSDVLKSLSGKTIEVMNTDAEGRLTLADALTYADREGAEAIVELSTLTGACVVALGQGIAGLFATDDRLGKEVQEAALRAGEQVWPLPLEEDYRELLKSTTADLKNVSGARHGGAIMAGLFLSEFTEKPLVHLDIAGPAYTTNPHSLGPAGGTGFGVRTLVEMVAPGIAEE, from the coding sequence ATGGAAATCCGTTTGAAATCTGCGCGGAGGTATGTCGAAGAGATCCCCACCCGCTTACGGGTAGTTGGCGTGTGGGGTGGCGAACTTACCGAGGGGGGTCAGCGTCTGGCAACAAGGGAGCAGATCACCCAGATGATGGAGGAACTCAAGTTTCGCGGGGATTTTGGCGAAACCTTGCTGTTGCCAGTGTCGGCCTCCGGAGGAAACGAGCCGGAGTTCGTAATGCTTTTTGGGCTGGGGGCCAAAAAACGCGGGGTGAGCCTGGAGACCGTACGCAAAGCCGGGGCCAAGCTGGTGGCAGCCATCACTAAACTAGGCTTCAAGGAAGCCGTCACCGAGACCTTCTTGGCTGAGAAGTTCGGCAAAAAGGAGGCCAGCTACGCCCTGGCTGAAGGGGCCATTCTGGGCGCTTATGAGTTCAAAAAATATAAATCCGACCCCGAAGTCAAAAGGTTGCGCCTGTGGCTAGCCCGCTCGAGCGGACCGGCTGTAGATCGCGCCGAGATCGTGGCTGAGGCGGTTAACTACGCCCGCGACCTGGTGAACGAGCCGCCCAACGTGCTGACCCCAGCCGAGCTGGCCGAGCGGGCCCGCGAATTGGGCCGTGAGACCGGGTTGCAGGTTATGGTCTGGGACGAACGACAGATCCAGCAAGAGGGGATGGGAGCTTTTTACGGGGTGGCCCAGGGTTCGGCCAACCCGCCCCGCTTTATTCAGATCACCTACAAGCCCCGCGGCAAACCTTCCCGGGTGCTGGCCTATGTGGGCAAGGGACTCACCTTCGACACTGGCGGCTACTCGCTCAAACCCAGCGAAAGCATGACCACCATGAAATCCGATATGGCTGGCGCTGCGGCGGTGATGGGAGCCATGCGGGCCATCGCCCGGATCGGGCCCAACGCCGAGGTACGGGCTTATATCGCTGCTGCCGAGAACATGGTCTCGGGTAGCGCTTACCGCGTTAGTGACGTGCTCAAAAGCCTTTCCGGCAAAACCATTGAGGTGATGAACACCGACGCCGAAGGCCGACTCACCCTGGCCGATGCCCTCACCTATGCCGACCGGGAAGGCGCAGAGGCCATCGTGGAACTCTCCACCCTTACCGGGGCCTGCGTGGTGGCCTTGGGACAGGGGATAGCCGGGCTATTCGCTACCGACGATCGGTTAGGTAAGGAGGTGCAGGAGGCCGCCCTTCGGGCCGGGGAACAGGTCTGGCCGCTGCCGTTGGAGGAGGATTATCGTGAGTTGCTCAAAAGCACCACCGCCGATCTCAAGAATGTGAGCGGGGCCCGGCACGGCGGGGCCATCATGGCCGGGCTCTTCCTGTCGGAGTTCACTGAGAAACCCCTGGTTCACCTGGATATCGCTGGACCGGCATATACTACTAATCCCCACAGCCTCGGCCCGGCGGGGGGAACAGGGTTTGGGGTGCGCACCCTGGTAGAGATGGTGGCCCCGGGAATCGCAGAAGAGTAA
- a CDS encoding DUF1385 domain-containing protein, with the protein MKTLGGSAALEGVMMKSPEAWALAVRLPDGQIHVERHEELGIAQRYKWARWPFLRGIVALFDSLQVSYRALSRSAELAGEEEEQLSRGALYTTMAVSLAVSIAVFIVLPGFLSGLVINAAQHPVVYNLVAGLIKAVILIGYLLFIGRIPDIQRYFMYHGAEHKAIAAYEQGLELTVANVRAQPAYHPRCGTTFIAFVILASVVVYSFIPNPDSLAWRLLGRVVLLPVVAGLAFELLRWSATHSDPISKLLRAIGFRFQMLTVKEPTDDMIEVSIASTQAAIGEGKPEAVPVA; encoded by the coding sequence ATGAAAACGCTTGGTGGTTCGGCGGCCCTCGAGGGCGTCATGATGAAATCCCCGGAAGCCTGGGCCTTGGCGGTGCGGCTTCCGGACGGCCAAATCCACGTGGAGCGCCACGAGGAACTGGGAATCGCGCAAAGGTACAAGTGGGCTCGCTGGCCTTTTTTGCGGGGGATCGTGGCCCTCTTCGACTCCTTGCAAGTTTCTTACCGGGCCCTCTCGCGCAGCGCCGAGCTGGCCGGGGAGGAAGAGGAGCAACTCTCGCGGGGGGCACTCTATACCACCATGGCCGTCTCGCTGGCGGTGAGCATCGCGGTCTTTATTGTGCTGCCGGGTTTTTTGTCGGGCTTGGTGATCAACGCGGCACAGCATCCGGTGGTTTACAACCTGGTAGCCGGTCTGATCAAAGCCGTGATCCTGATCGGTTATCTGCTTTTTATCGGTCGGATCCCGGACATCCAGCGCTACTTCATGTACCACGGGGCTGAGCACAAGGCCATCGCCGCTTACGAGCAGGGGCTGGAACTCACCGTGGCCAACGTGCGGGCCCAGCCCGCCTATCACCCCCGCTGCGGCACCACTTTTATCGCTTTCGTGATCCTGGCCAGCGTGGTGGTGTATAGCTTTATCCCCAACCCCGACAGCCTGGCCTGGCGGCTTTTGGGCCGGGTGGTACTCCTGCCGGTGGTGGCGGGATTGGCCTTCGAGCTTTTGCGCTGGTCGGCCACCCACTCCGACCCCATTTCCAAATTGCTCCGGGCCATCGGCTTCCGCTTCCAGATGCTCACCGTCAAGGAGCCCACCGACGACATGATCGAGGTCTCGATCGCCAGCACCCAGGCAGCCATCGGGGAGGGGAAGCCCGAAGCGGTGCCGGTGGCGTGA
- the mnmA gene encoding tRNA 2-thiouridine(34) synthase MnmA, whose protein sequence is MLVSKGRVLVAMSGGVDSSVSAALLKAQGYEVIGAMMRFWPDNKKDDCFETCCSPDAAYEARRVADIVGVPFYLLDYREEFQEKIIDPFIAGYAAGETPNPCVNCNTRVKFDSLLKKARMLGCDFVATGHYVIREGNALFRGDPKKDQTYFLWGTPKEAIPHMMFPVGHLEKPQVRAIAEQYGLPTAKKPESQNICFVQGDLKEFLSNHLTARPGPLVDLETGEVIGEHAGAQFYTVGQKKGLGLFKTHLERYVVRVNPATNEVIVGPREACLWSGLEAREVNLLVEPEELPETLEVQVRYRTKPVLGKVERLGDGGMTVRLAEPQFAVTPGQSMVLYQGDRLLGGGFIQRPLYNGLETGFRGTPRTLVTG, encoded by the coding sequence ATGCTTGTGAGCAAGGGGCGTGTGCTCGTAGCCATGTCCGGCGGGGTGGACTCGTCGGTGTCGGCGGCTTTGCTGAAAGCGCAGGGCTACGAGGTGATCGGGGCCATGATGCGCTTTTGGCCCGACAACAAGAAGGACGACTGCTTCGAGACCTGCTGCTCGCCGGACGCCGCTTACGAGGCCAGGCGGGTCGCGGACATCGTGGGCGTGCCCTTTTACCTGCTCGACTACCGCGAGGAGTTCCAGGAGAAGATCATCGACCCCTTTATCGCCGGGTATGCGGCAGGGGAGACCCCCAACCCCTGTGTGAACTGCAACACCCGGGTCAAGTTCGACTCCCTGCTCAAAAAGGCCCGCATGCTGGGCTGCGATTTTGTGGCGACCGGGCATTACGTGATCCGCGAGGGGAACGCCCTGTTCCGCGGCGACCCCAAGAAGGATCAAACCTACTTCCTCTGGGGCACACCCAAAGAGGCCATCCCGCACATGATGTTCCCGGTGGGGCACCTGGAGAAGCCCCAGGTGCGGGCCATCGCCGAACAGTATGGCTTGCCCACCGCCAAGAAGCCCGAGAGCCAGAACATCTGCTTCGTGCAGGGAGACTTGAAGGAGTTCCTGAGCAACCACCTCACCGCCAGGCCGGGGCCCTTAGTAGACCTCGAGACCGGCGAGGTGATCGGCGAGCACGCTGGGGCGCAGTTCTACACGGTGGGCCAGAAGAAGGGGCTAGGGCTTTTCAAGACCCACCTCGAGCGCTACGTGGTGCGGGTCAACCCTGCCACCAACGAGGTGATCGTGGGGCCACGGGAGGCGTGCTTGTGGAGCGGTCTCGAGGCGAGAGAGGTGAACCTGCTGGTCGAGCCGGAGGAACTGCCCGAGACCCTCGAGGTGCAGGTGCGCTACCGCACCAAGCCCGTGCTAGGGAAGGTCGAGCGCCTTGGGGATGGAGGCATGACCGTTCGACTCGCCGAACCGCAGTTCGCCGTGACCCCCGGCCAGAGCATGGTGCTCTACCAAGGGGATCGCCTGCTGGGGGGCGGGTTCATCCAGAGGCCGCTGTATAACGGGCTCGAGACAGGGTTCCGCGGGACGCCCCGTACCTTGGTTACCGGGTAA
- a CDS encoding YgfZ/GcvT domain-containing protein, which yields MGLELLHRALGAEFRQTEGGEIPWGYGELKAEVAAFYQGAALLDFPETGLLQVGGMDCRDFIHNQCTSDVRGLPQGGFLKTLFLNSRGQIEFLGSVYQRGQTLWIAAARTQALLERFNRYIVFDQVELSDLSQAYTQLRLQGPAALEVGGQLGQPPAKWSLVEHHQVVLARDEWGLDILVPRDLAEEVFNQLLQAGATPAGREAYRVWRVEQGVADLEDALGELPQEVGLEARVSYKKGCYLGQEIMARLEARGNTRYQLMGLLGQQPLPPEAEVWREGKKVGRVTTATDSPRLGPVALALLRKGLVPGDQVEVGAASPRLLRNPISATVSALPLLAPV from the coding sequence ATGGGTTTGGAGCTATTGCACCGGGCTTTGGGGGCTGAGTTCCGCCAGACCGAAGGGGGAGAGATCCCTTGGGGTTACGGGGAGCTAAAAGCAGAAGTGGCTGCTTTTTATCAGGGGGCAGCATTACTTGACTTCCCCGAAACAGGTCTGCTGCAAGTCGGCGGCATGGACTGCCGTGATTTTATCCATAACCAGTGCACCTCGGACGTGCGGGGTCTGCCGCAAGGGGGTTTTCTTAAGACCCTTTTTCTCAATAGCCGGGGCCAGATCGAATTCCTGGGCTCGGTGTACCAGCGGGGCCAAACCCTCTGGATTGCGGCAGCCCGGACCCAAGCCCTGCTCGAGCGCTTCAACCGCTACATCGTTTTCGATCAGGTCGAGTTATCCGATCTCTCTCAAGCCTACACCCAGTTGCGTTTGCAGGGGCCAGCCGCGCTCGAGGTGGGAGGGCAACTAGGCCAGCCCCCGGCCAAGTGGAGCTTGGTGGAGCATCACCAGGTGGTGCTGGCCCGCGACGAATGGGGCTTGGACATCCTGGTCCCCCGTGACCTAGCGGAAGAGGTGTTCAACCAGCTTTTGCAGGCCGGGGCGACCCCGGCAGGCCGCGAGGCTTACCGGGTCTGGCGGGTCGAACAGGGGGTGGCCGATCTCGAGGATGCCTTGGGTGAACTCCCGCAGGAGGTGGGGCTCGAGGCAAGGGTCAGCTACAAAAAGGGTTGCTACTTGGGTCAGGAGATTATGGCCCGGCTCGAGGCCCGGGGCAACACCCGCTACCAACTGATGGGGTTGCTGGGTCAACAGCCGCTGCCCCCCGAAGCTGAGGTCTGGCGGGAGGGTAAGAAGGTGGGCCGGGTCACCACGGCGACGGATTCCCCCCGGCTGGGTCCGGTGGCGCTGGCCCTACTGCGCAAGGGACTCGTCCCGGGAGATCAGGTCGAGGTGGGAGCGGCCAGCCCGCGGTTGCTGCGAAACCCCATCTCCGCCACCGTCTCGGCCTTGCCCCTATTGGCGCCGGTATAG
- a CDS encoding CinA family nicotinamide mononucleotide deamidase-related protein — protein sequence MFLAEIIGVGSELIYGDTLDTNTSDIAVSLLPYALEVKRTLRVADDIPELVTNIREAWGRSRLVVLSGGLGPTADDVTREAIAEALGEPLELDQTVLDAIEAFFKSRGRVMAEVNRKQAMKIPSAAWLANPRGTAPGWWVHKDGKDLVALPGPPAEWKPMWQELLPKLALPPAYYYQKTFKTFGIGESDIAQAIGELFKREKGLEVGSYAKPSGVEVVIRGHNPAAPALAEAIRKRLKNVWGEDDDTLPQVVLRKLEARGATLATLESLTGGMLGSLITEVPGASKVYLGGMVAYSALAKARFGVPEAILEAYGTVSEAAARAMAEAAREVLGSTHALATTGVAGPDALEGKPVGTVHIGLAGPGETKVFSYHLPVVSRQTLRQRTAYVALGLLVRELG from the coding sequence ATGTTTTTAGCAGAAATTATCGGCGTGGGCAGTGAACTTATCTATGGGGATACCCTGGATACCAACACCTCGGATATCGCGGTGAGCCTGCTTCCATACGCGCTCGAGGTCAAGCGTACCCTGCGTGTGGCCGATGATATACCCGAACTTGTGACCAATATCCGCGAGGCCTGGGGCCGCTCCCGGTTGGTGGTGCTCTCGGGTGGGCTAGGCCCTACCGCCGACGACGTGACCCGCGAAGCTATTGCTGAGGCGCTGGGAGAACCGCTCGAGCTGGATCAAACCGTTCTTGACGCTATCGAGGCTTTTTTCAAAAGCCGGGGTCGGGTCATGGCCGAGGTAAACCGCAAACAGGCCATGAAGATTCCGTCGGCCGCTTGGCTCGCCAACCCACGCGGAACCGCCCCCGGCTGGTGGGTACATAAAGACGGCAAGGATCTGGTGGCCCTCCCCGGCCCGCCCGCCGAGTGGAAGCCGATGTGGCAGGAGTTGCTGCCCAAGCTTGCGCTTCCCCCGGCCTACTACTACCAGAAAACCTTCAAGACCTTCGGCATCGGCGAATCCGACATCGCCCAGGCCATAGGCGAATTGTTCAAACGGGAAAAGGGACTCGAGGTGGGCAGCTACGCCAAACCTTCGGGGGTCGAGGTGGTGATCCGGGGCCACAACCCGGCGGCTCCCGCCCTGGCCGAGGCTATCCGGAAGCGGCTCAAGAACGTCTGGGGCGAGGATGACGACACCTTACCCCAGGTGGTGCTGCGCAAGCTCGAGGCGAGGGGGGCCACCCTTGCCACCCTCGAGTCCCTCACCGGGGGGATGCTGGGGAGCCTCATCACCGAGGTTCCCGGGGCCAGCAAGGTCTACCTGGGCGGGATGGTGGCCTACTCGGCTTTGGCCAAGGCCCGCTTTGGCGTTCCTGAGGCGATCCTCGAGGCCTACGGCACCGTTTCCGAAGCGGCTGCCAGGGCTATGGCCGAGGCCGCGCGGGAAGTTTTGGGCTCGACTCATGCCCTCGCCACTACCGGCGTGGCCGGTCCGGATGCGCTCGAGGGCAAACCGGTCGGAACCGTTCACATTGGCCTGGCTGGCCCGGGTGAGACCAAGGTTTTTTCCTACCACCTGCCCGTGGTCTCCCGACAAACCCTACGCCAGCGCACCGCCTACGTAGCGCTGGGGCTCTTGGTAAGGGAGCTGGGATGA
- the thpR gene encoding RNA 2',3'-cyclic phosphodiesterase, which translates to MRLFYAVFVPKNLCDILALAQEKVRSYSGWKPTRPDQFHVTLMFLGEVDETRLPELRRVGEEAAAGVAPFTARVRGTGFFPERGSPRVWFAKAEGAGFEPLAAGLRMALPEFAEAQSFKAHITLARRKGPAPRPESVVFDLAFRVQEASLVHSELSSSGSTYQVLEQFPLAG; encoded by the coding sequence ATGAGGCTTTTCTATGCTGTCTTTGTGCCGAAAAACCTGTGTGATATCCTAGCCCTGGCGCAGGAGAAGGTGCGATCCTACAGCGGCTGGAAGCCTACCCGGCCTGATCAGTTTCATGTGACGCTGATGTTTTTGGGCGAGGTTGACGAAACCCGGCTTCCCGAACTGAGACGAGTCGGCGAGGAAGCGGCGGCAGGGGTGGCACCCTTTACCGCCCGGGTGCGCGGCACTGGCTTCTTCCCCGAGCGGGGGTCGCCCCGGGTCTGGTTCGCTAAAGCCGAGGGCGCGGGCTTCGAGCCGCTGGCCGCTGGGCTGCGGATGGCTCTGCCGGAGTTTGCCGAGGCCCAAAGCTTCAAAGCGCACATCACCCTGGCCCGCCGCAAGGGGCCAGCCCCCCGTCCGGAATCGGTGGTCTTCGATCTGGCGTTCCGGGTTCAGGAAGCCAGCTTGGTCCACTCGGAGCTATCGTCATCGGGTTCTACATATCAGGTACTCGAGCAGTTTCCCCTGGCGGGCTAG
- the recA gene encoding recombinase RecA encodes MDKEKQKALEGALKSIEKQFGKGAVMRLGESPRQQVDVISTGSLGLDMALGIGGIPRGRIIEIYGPESGGKTTLSLSIVAEAQRKGGVAAFVDAEHALDPIYAKSLGVNIDDLLVSQPDTGEQALEIVELLTRSGAIDVIVVDSVAALVPQAEIEGQMGDAFVGIQARLMSQALRKLTAALSKSNTACIFINQIREKVGVMYGNPETTPGGRALKFYASVRLDVRKQGQPIKVGNDAIGNRVKVKVTKNKLAPPFREHEIELYFGKGIDPMADLVTVAIATGVIEKSGSWLSYGETRLGQGKEKAADLLRTAPQMAQEIREKVLAQAGKMPLVVAGEEESEPEAAEAEA; translated from the coding sequence ATGGATAAAGAGAAGCAAAAAGCCTTGGAAGGAGCTTTGAAGTCCATCGAGAAGCAGTTTGGCAAGGGCGCGGTGATGCGGCTGGGCGAGTCGCCTCGCCAGCAGGTGGACGTGATCTCTACGGGGAGCCTGGGTCTGGATATGGCCCTGGGCATTGGTGGGATTCCCCGGGGGCGCATCATCGAGATCTACGGTCCGGAGTCGGGCGGCAAGACCACCCTCTCCCTCTCCATCGTAGCCGAGGCCCAGCGCAAAGGCGGAGTGGCAGCTTTTGTGGATGCCGAACACGCCCTTGACCCGATTTACGCCAAGAGCCTAGGGGTCAACATCGACGATCTTCTGGTCAGCCAGCCGGATACCGGCGAACAGGCCCTGGAGATCGTCGAACTCTTGACCCGCTCGGGAGCAATAGATGTCATCGTAGTGGACTCGGTGGCAGCTTTGGTGCCTCAGGCCGAGATTGAGGGGCAGATGGGCGACGCTTTCGTGGGCATCCAGGCCCGGCTGATGAGCCAGGCCCTGCGTAAGCTCACCGCGGCGCTATCCAAGAGCAACACGGCGTGCATCTTCATCAACCAAATCCGCGAGAAGGTAGGGGTGATGTACGGTAACCCCGAGACCACCCCGGGCGGGCGGGCCCTTAAGTTTTATGCCTCGGTACGCCTGGATGTGCGCAAGCAGGGCCAGCCGATCAAAGTCGGCAACGATGCCATAGGCAACCGGGTCAAGGTCAAGGTTACCAAGAACAAGCTGGCCCCGCCTTTCCGCGAGCACGAGATCGAGCTGTACTTCGGCAAGGGCATTGACCCCATGGCGGATCTGGTAACGGTGGCGATTGCTACTGGAGTAATTGAGAAATCCGGCTCGTGGCTCTCCTATGGCGAGACCCGGCTAGGTCAGGGCAAGGAAAAAGCTGCCGACCTCCTCCGCACCGCGCCCCAGATGGCTCAGGAGATTCGTGAGAAAGTTTTGGCGCAAGCGGGTAAAATGCCCCTAGTGGTAGCGGGCGAAGAGGAATCGGAGCCCGAAGCTGCTGAAGCTGAAGCCTAA
- the rny gene encoding ribonuclease Y gives MNLTLLDIVLLLLVLVLGGVIVLLMQRMARLAEEQKAGASEAQRILADARREAQVMLEAARSESRELLAAARSEAQAMREAAQTEIERTRQNLEARMQAQLKEERERLEAGVQASIRAAETTLKRDQEAIEREKEALRREQERLQAELNSVRAEREEQKRELERLARRSEQLDARAIKLDQQEEKLEAFEKTLYAREAELSSREKLIDQRLQEVAGMSQEEARNLLLSRLDAELEEEKAHRVKASLEKARLEVKREAQKLLAQAAQRQASETAAALAVSVVPIPSDAMKGRIIGREGRNIRTFEALTGVDLIIDDTPEAVLLSSFNPIRREIAKMALEQLVQDGRIHPSRIEEVVEKAKSEMKTYIYERGEEAALEAGVVGLKPGLVQLLGRLHFRSSYGQNVLKHSVQVAHLTGIMAAELGLDAAMGRRAGLLHDLGKSVDREIEGTHVEIGITLAGRFGEPKEVIDAIAHHHDPENGETLYSVLTAAADAISAARPGARRESLEEYIQRLEQLERIALSFPGVESAFAVQAGREVRVIVKPDKINDAKATLLAREIAGRIERDMNYPGQVQVTVVRESRAVEYAK, from the coding sequence ATGAATTTAACCCTCTTAGATATCGTGCTGCTCCTGCTGGTGCTGGTGCTGGGAGGGGTCATTGTGCTGCTCATGCAGCGGATGGCCCGCCTTGCCGAAGAGCAGAAAGCCGGAGCATCGGAAGCCCAGCGGATACTCGCCGACGCCCGCCGGGAAGCCCAGGTCATGCTCGAGGCCGCCAGGTCTGAGTCCCGCGAACTGCTGGCTGCTGCCCGATCGGAGGCCCAGGCCATGCGCGAGGCCGCACAAACCGAGATCGAGCGTACCCGCCAGAACCTCGAGGCCCGCATGCAGGCCCAGCTCAAAGAGGAGCGCGAACGCCTCGAGGCCGGGGTGCAAGCCAGCATTCGGGCCGCCGAGACCACCCTCAAGCGCGACCAGGAGGCCATCGAGCGTGAGAAAGAAGCCCTAAGGCGCGAGCAAGAGCGGCTCCAGGCAGAGCTGAATAGCGTCCGGGCGGAGCGCGAAGAGCAAAAGCGTGAACTCGAGCGTCTGGCTCGCCGCAGCGAACAGCTCGACGCCCGGGCCATCAAGCTCGACCAACAAGAGGAAAAGCTCGAGGCCTTCGAGAAGACCCTCTACGCGCGCGAAGCTGAACTCTCAAGCCGCGAAAAACTGATAGACCAGCGGCTTCAGGAGGTAGCCGGGATGAGCCAGGAGGAGGCCCGCAACCTGCTCCTCTCGCGCCTGGACGCCGAACTCGAGGAGGAGAAGGCCCACCGGGTCAAGGCCAGCCTGGAAAAAGCCCGGCTCGAGGTCAAGCGCGAGGCCCAGAAGCTCTTGGCCCAGGCCGCCCAGCGCCAGGCCTCCGAGACTGCGGCAGCCTTGGCGGTCTCGGTGGTTCCCATTCCCTCCGACGCCATGAAAGGCCGCATTATCGGGCGTGAGGGTCGCAATATCCGCACGTTCGAGGCGCTCACCGGGGTAGACCTTATCATCGACGACACCCCCGAGGCGGTGTTGCTCTCTAGCTTTAACCCCATCCGCCGTGAGATCGCCAAGATGGCCTTGGAGCAACTGGTCCAGGACGGGCGCATCCACCCCAGCCGGATCGAGGAGGTGGTGGAGAAAGCCAAGAGCGAGATGAAGACCTATATCTACGAGCGGGGCGAGGAAGCCGCGCTCGAGGCTGGAGTGGTTGGGCTGAAGCCCGGCCTGGTTCAGCTCCTCGGGCGTTTGCACTTTCGCTCAAGCTATGGTCAGAACGTGCTCAAGCACTCCGTCCAGGTAGCCCACCTTACGGGGATTATGGCTGCTGAACTAGGGCTAGATGCCGCCATGGGCCGCCGGGCCGGGTTGTTGCACGACCTGGGCAAGTCGGTGGACCGCGAGATCGAGGGAACCCACGTCGAGATCGGCATTACCTTAGCGGGCCGCTTCGGTGAGCCTAAAGAAGTGATCGACGCCATTGCCCACCACCATGACCCGGAAAACGGTGAAACCCTCTACTCGGTGCTGACTGCCGCTGCCGACGCTATCAGCGCGGCTCGTCCGGGAGCAAGACGCGAATCCCTGGAGGAGTACATCCAGCGGCTCGAGCAGCTCGAGCGTATTGCCCTCAGCTTCCCCGGCGTGGAAAGCGCCTTTGCAGTGCAGGCCGGACGGGAGGTACGGGTCATCGTCAAGCCCGACAAGATCAATGACGCCAAAGCTACCTTGCTGGCCCGCGAGATCGCCGGGCGCATTGAGCGGGACATGAACTACCCTGGGCAGGTGCAGGTGACGGTGGTGCGGGAGAGCCGGGCGGTGGAGTACGCGAAGTAG
- a CDS encoding ParA family protein, translated as MTPKRRKTTPAGSCYFLIIVRVLVTSLKGGVGKTTTSVHLATFFSDLGPTLLVDADPAQGALTWAHRGAGFPFAVSDPEEARPKRFEYVVYDTRAQPKAKALFELGEKADLIVVPTAPGTLAMATLERLLPELEGYSYRVLVTLVPPPPSRDGEAALETLQDLRIPYFKTFIPRYAAFEKAVLAGVAVREVRDERAPLGWASYAAVGRELLKLRRPASS; from the coding sequence ATGACGCCTAAGCGGCGGAAAACAACTCCGGCGGGGTCATGCTATTTTTTAATCATCGTGCGGGTTCTGGTGACTTCCCTCAAAGGGGGCGTGGGCAAAACCACGACCTCGGTCCACCTAGCAACCTTCTTCAGCGACTTGGGTCCGACCCTCTTGGTAGACGCCGATCCCGCCCAAGGTGCTCTGACCTGGGCCCATCGAGGAGCGGGGTTCCCCTTCGCTGTGAGCGATCCTGAGGAAGCCCGGCCCAAACGCTTCGAGTATGTGGTCTACGACACTCGAGCCCAGCCCAAAGCCAAGGCCCTCTTCGAACTCGGCGAGAAAGCTGACCTGATCGTCGTGCCTACCGCGCCAGGGACTCTAGCGATGGCAACCCTCGAGCGCCTGTTGCCCGAACTCGAGGGCTATTCCTACCGGGTGCTGGTGACCTTGGTTCCGCCTCCGCCCTCACGGGATGGGGAAGCGGCGCTCGAGACTTTGCAAGACCTCCGGATTCCTTACTTCAAGACCTTCATCCCCCGCTACGCCGCCTTCGAGAAGGCGGTGCTGGCCGGGGTGGCGGTGCGGGAGGTGCGCGACGAGCGGGCGCCGCTAGGCTGGGCCAGCTATGCGGCGGTGGGGCGGGAATTGCTGAAGTTGAGGCGCCCGGCTTCCTCGTAA